The following proteins come from a genomic window of Mariniflexile sp. TRM1-10:
- a CDS encoding aspartate-semialdehyde dehydrogenase, translated as MKVAVVGATGMVGEVMLKVLAERNFPITELLLVASERSVGKKLTYKNKEYTVIGLADAVAAKPQIAIFSAGGDTSLEWAPKFAEVGTTVIDNSSAWRMDPTKKLVVPEINAHELTKDDKIIANPNCSTIQMVLALSQLHKKYKMKRVVVSTYQSVSGTGVKAVKQLENEMAGIEGDMAYPYPINRNVLPHCDTFLENGYTKEEMKLAREPQKIFNDKTFSVTATAVRVPTAGGHSESVNVQFENDFDLADVRQIISNTPGVVLQDNTATNTYPMPILAHDKDEVFVGRLRRDESQPNTLNMWIVADNLRKGAATNAIQIGEYLIANNLV; from the coding sequence ATGAAAGTAGCTGTAGTTGGCGCCACTGGAATGGTTGGTGAAGTGATGCTAAAAGTTCTTGCTGAACGCAATTTCCCAATAACTGAATTGCTTTTGGTAGCATCTGAACGTTCTGTTGGAAAAAAATTAACATATAAAAATAAAGAATACACCGTCATTGGTTTAGCCGATGCTGTGGCTGCAAAACCGCAAATCGCTATTTTTTCGGCAGGAGGGGACACATCGTTGGAATGGGCACCTAAGTTTGCTGAAGTTGGTACCACTGTAATTGATAACTCTTCGGCTTGGAGAATGGACCCTACTAAAAAATTGGTAGTCCCAGAAATCAATGCACACGAGCTAACTAAAGACGATAAAATTATAGCAAATCCTAACTGCTCGACCATTCAAATGGTGTTAGCATTATCGCAACTTCATAAAAAATATAAAATGAAACGCGTGGTGGTTTCAACTTACCAATCGGTTTCAGGAACTGGTGTTAAAGCGGTTAAGCAATTAGAAAACGAAATGGCAGGTATTGAAGGTGATATGGCTTATCCTTACCCAATTAACAGAAACGTACTGCCTCACTGTGATACATTTTTAGAAAATGGCTATACTAAAGAAGAAATGAAATTGGCCAGAGAGCCTCAAAAAATATTTAATGACAAAACATTTTCTGTAACAGCTACCGCAGTGCGTGTTCCTACTGCTGGAGGGCATTCAGAATCTGTAAACGTGCAGTTTGAAAACGATTTTGATTTAGCTGATGTTAGACAAATAATCAGCAATACTCCTGGTGTTGTTTTACAAGATAATACAGCAACCAATACCTATCCTATGCCCATATTAGCGCATGATAAAGATGAGGTATTTGTGGGGCGTTTACGTAGAGACGAATCCCAACCAAACACACTAAATATGTGGATTGTTGCCGATAACTTACGTAAAGGGGCTGCTACCAATGCCATTCAAATTGGAGAGTATTTAATAGCAAACAACTTAGTATAA